Proteins encoded together in one Streptomyces sp. B1I3 window:
- a CDS encoding CitMHS family transporter yields MLTILGFAMIATFLVLIMMKKMSPIAALVLIPALFCVAVGQGAKLGDYVIEGVGNLAPTAAMLMFAIVYFGVMIDVGLFDPIVRGILRFCKADPMRIVVGTAVLAAIVSLDGDGSTTFMITVSAMYPLYKRLKMSLVVMTGVAATANGVMNTLPWGGPTARAATALKVDAADIFVPMIPALAVGLLAVILLACVLGRRERKRLGTLTLDDVLVTEPETVLVGAGGGGDRPARGPKPSTGGGAAVGEEGQHNGDTEHGKGADEGGTGEGFKGLDPDRSTLRPKLYWFNAGLTVALLAAMILELMPIPVLFLLGAALALTVNFPHMPDQRARIAAHADNVLNVSGMVFAAAVFTGVLTGTGMVEHMADWVVGAVPDAMGPHMALVTGLLSLPLTYFMSNDGFYFGVLPVLAEAGAAHGVSPLEIARASIVGQPLHMSSPLVPAVYVLVGMAKVEFGDHTRFTVKWAVLTSLVVLGAGILFGIL; encoded by the coding sequence ATGCTGACAATCCTCGGATTTGCCATGATCGCGACCTTCCTGGTCCTGATCATGATGAAGAAGATGTCGCCGATCGCGGCGCTGGTCCTGATCCCCGCCCTGTTCTGCGTAGCCGTCGGGCAGGGCGCGAAGCTCGGCGACTACGTCATCGAAGGCGTCGGCAACCTCGCGCCGACCGCGGCGATGCTGATGTTCGCCATCGTCTACTTCGGGGTGATGATCGACGTCGGACTCTTCGATCCGATCGTCCGGGGCATCCTGCGCTTCTGCAAGGCCGACCCGATGCGGATCGTCGTCGGTACGGCGGTGCTCGCCGCGATCGTCTCGCTGGACGGTGACGGCTCCACCACCTTCATGATCACCGTTTCGGCGATGTACCCGCTCTACAAGCGGCTGAAGATGAGCCTGGTCGTGATGACGGGCGTCGCGGCCACGGCGAACGGCGTCATGAACACCCTGCCCTGGGGTGGACCCACCGCCCGCGCGGCCACGGCGCTGAAAGTCGACGCGGCCGACATCTTCGTCCCGATGATCCCGGCCCTCGCCGTCGGGCTCCTCGCGGTCATCCTGCTGGCCTGCGTCCTGGGCCGCCGCGAGCGCAAGCGGCTCGGCACACTCACCCTCGACGACGTCCTCGTGACGGAGCCCGAGACCGTCCTCGTGGGCGCGGGCGGCGGCGGGGACCGGCCCGCGCGCGGGCCGAAGCCTTCCACCGGCGGCGGCGCGGCCGTCGGCGAGGAAGGGCAGCACAACGGGGACACGGAGCACGGGAAGGGTGCGGACGAGGGGGGCACGGGCGAGGGATTCAAGGGGCTCGACCCCGACAGGTCCACGCTGCGGCCCAAGCTCTACTGGTTCAACGCCGGCCTCACCGTTGCCCTCCTGGCGGCCATGATCCTCGAGCTCATGCCGATCCCGGTCCTCTTCCTGCTCGGCGCGGCCCTCGCCCTCACGGTCAACTTCCCCCACATGCCGGACCAGCGGGCCCGCATCGCGGCCCACGCCGACAACGTCCTCAACGTCTCCGGCATGGTCTTCGCCGCCGCCGTCTTCACCGGAGTCCTCACCGGCACCGGCATGGTCGAGCACATGGCCGACTGGGTCGTCGGCGCCGTCCCCGACGCCATGGGCCCGCACATGGCCCTGGTCACCGGCCTGCTGAGCCTGCCCCTGACCTACTTCATGTCCAACGACGGCTTCTACTTCGGTGTCCTGCCCGTACTCGCCGAGGCCGGAGCCGCCCACGGAGTCTCCCCGCTGGAGATCGCCCGTGCCTCCATCGTGGGGCAGCCCCTGCACATGTCGTCGCCGCTCGTGCCCGCCGTGTACGTCCTGGTCGGCATGGCGAAGGTCGAGTTCGGTGACCACACCAGGTTCACCGTCAAGTGGGCGGTGCTCACCTCGCTCGTGGTCCTCGGCGCCGGAATCCTCTTCGGCATCCTGTGA
- a CDS encoding helix-turn-helix transcriptional regulator, with protein MTPRTPRDPAAPRLAALAALLADETRASFCLALLDGRAWTAGELARYAGVAPSTASEHLGKLVAGGLLTQERQGRHRYVRLAGARTARLLEELAARVVPGPDETRPRTLRAASLSSALARGRTCYDHLAGRLGITITDAMTTRGLLRQDTGFALTDDGLRWFGALGVPLDTGARRPLARDCLDWTERRPHLAGVAGAALCTHALDAGWCERIGSGRAVRTTPEGLRALSDHLGIEPATIDGP; from the coding sequence ATGACACCCAGGACACCGCGGGACCCGGCAGCGCCCCGCCTGGCCGCGCTGGCGGCACTGCTCGCCGACGAGACCCGCGCCTCCTTCTGCCTCGCCCTGCTCGACGGGCGCGCCTGGACGGCGGGCGAGCTGGCCCGGTACGCCGGTGTGGCACCCTCCACCGCGAGCGAGCACCTGGGGAAGCTGGTCGCGGGCGGGCTGCTGACCCAGGAGCGGCAGGGCCGCCACCGCTACGTGAGGCTCGCCGGCGCCCGTACCGCCCGGCTCCTCGAGGAACTCGCCGCCCGGGTCGTCCCCGGGCCGGACGAGACGCGGCCCCGGACCCTGCGCGCGGCGAGCCTGAGCAGCGCACTGGCCCGGGGACGCACCTGCTACGACCACCTCGCCGGGCGGCTCGGCATCACGATCACGGACGCCATGACCACCCGGGGCCTGCTGCGGCAGGACACCGGCTTCGCGCTCACCGACGACGGACTGCGGTGGTTCGGTGCGCTCGGCGTCCCCCTGGACACGGGCGCGCGACGGCCCCTGGCGCGCGACTGCCTGGACTGGACCGAGCGGCGCCCGCACCTGGCGGGCGTCGCGGGCGCCGCCCTGTGCACCCACGCGCTCGACGCCGGCTGGTGCGAGCGGATCGGTTCGGGGCGAGCGGTACGCACGACGCCCGAAGGGCTGCGCGCACTGTCGGATCACCTGGGCATCGAACCCGCGACGATTGACGGTCCCTGA
- a CDS encoding TetR/AcrR family transcriptional regulator — MGTVSHVHTNLRRVPVQQRSAERLARILDAGAGILDETGYEQLSTRAVADRAGVPIGSVYRFFPNKRALVDALAARNLDVYAERVVARLAVIPEPEWRAAIDAVLDEYLAMKRSVPGFALVDFGPPAPVADPLDDSNQRVADRLKALLARHLGAGRAGAVSDADLSRTVLVCVQAADALLQLAFRGDPSGDADLIAETRTLLRAYLAQLLE, encoded by the coding sequence ATGGGGACCGTGTCCCATGTGCATACGAATCTCAGGCGCGTCCCCGTGCAGCAGCGCAGCGCCGAACGCCTGGCCCGGATCCTCGACGCCGGCGCCGGAATCCTGGACGAGACCGGCTACGAGCAGCTGTCCACCAGGGCGGTGGCCGACCGGGCTGGGGTGCCCATCGGGTCCGTCTACCGCTTCTTCCCCAACAAGCGGGCGCTGGTCGACGCGCTGGCCGCGCGCAACCTCGACGTCTACGCCGAGCGGGTCGTGGCCCGGCTCGCGGTCATCCCGGAGCCGGAGTGGCGGGCGGCCATCGACGCCGTACTCGACGAGTACCTGGCGATGAAGCGTTCGGTCCCCGGCTTCGCCCTCGTCGACTTCGGTCCTCCCGCCCCGGTCGCCGACCCGCTCGACGACTCCAACCAGCGGGTCGCGGACCGCCTGAAGGCGCTGCTCGCGAGGCATCTCGGTGCAGGGCGCGCGGGGGCCGTGTCCGACGCCGACCTCTCCCGGACGGTCCTGGTCTGCGTGCAGGCCGCCGACGCGCTGCTCCAACTGGCCTTCCGCGGCGACCCGTCGGGCGACGCGGACCTGATAGCGGAGACCCGGACCCTGCTGCGGGCGTATCTGGCGCAGCTGCTCGAATGA
- a CDS encoding GntR family transcriptional regulator, protein MDQVNEVSRAPAFAPDSLVLNRKLPLWYQVSQSLRASILGRPRDASPRLPTEEQLAVHYGVSVLTMRQALKELETEGLISRHRRRGTFIEPRARRVSPVRLLGSIDAIVAQQSGELTTVLGHGPAPVPGELAEFFPDCAEVVSYRRLRCDGTTGEPTNWAENAVLPEIAARLDVADLERWPMTKVLRDAVGVKISRITDTVEARLADPATAELLEVPLLSPILHYTGVTYDDEGRVVDVARIRYRGDRFSFSVTVDAH, encoded by the coding sequence ATGGACCAGGTGAACGAGGTGAGTCGTGCGCCCGCCTTCGCCCCCGACTCCCTGGTGCTGAACCGCAAGCTGCCGCTGTGGTACCAGGTCTCGCAGTCGCTGCGGGCGTCCATACTGGGCCGCCCGCGGGACGCCTCGCCGCGGCTGCCCACCGAGGAGCAGCTCGCCGTGCACTACGGCGTCAGCGTCCTCACCATGCGCCAGGCGCTGAAGGAACTGGAGACCGAGGGCCTGATCAGCAGGCACCGAAGGCGCGGCACGTTCATCGAGCCGCGTGCCCGGCGGGTGTCGCCGGTACGGCTGCTGGGTTCGATCGACGCGATCGTCGCCCAGCAGTCGGGCGAGCTGACGACCGTGCTCGGCCACGGCCCGGCCCCTGTGCCGGGGGAACTCGCCGAGTTCTTCCCGGACTGTGCCGAGGTGGTCAGCTACCGGCGGCTGCGCTGCGACGGCACCACCGGGGAGCCCACCAACTGGGCCGAGAACGCCGTGCTTCCGGAGATCGCGGCCCGCCTGGACGTGGCCGACCTCGAACGGTGGCCGATGACGAAGGTGCTGCGCGACGCCGTCGGGGTGAAGATCTCCCGGATCACGGACACCGTCGAGGCCCGCCTCGCCGACCCGGCCACGGCGGAGCTGCTCGAGGTCCCGCTCCTCAGCCCGATCCTGCACTACACCGGCGTGACGTACGACGACGAGGGCCGGGTGGTGGACGTGGCGCGCATCCGCTACCGGGGGGACCGCTTCTCCTTCTCCGTGACGGTGGACGCGCACTGA
- a CDS encoding Zn-dependent alcohol dehydrogenase, with protein MVRAAVLPAVGAPLEITDIELPEPGPGQVSIRLAAAGVCHSDLSLSNGTMRLPVPAVLGHEGAGTVLAVGEGVTHVAAGDPVVLNWAPSCGECFHCGIGEVWLCADALKGAGNIHARLADGTELHPGLNVAAFAQETVVAANCVLPAPAGIPLDDAALLGCAVLTGYGAVHHSARVREGESVVVFGIGGVGLAVLQSARLAGASRIIAVDVSPEKEELARRAGATDYVVASDTTPRAVRKLTGGQGADVAVECVGRPATIRAAWESTRRGGRATVVGIGGKDQVVSFNALEIFHWGRSLTGCVYGNSDPARDLPVLAEHIRAGRFDLSMMVTERITLDGIPAAFDTMIAGKGGRALVVFPGADAAP; from the coding sequence GTGGTCCGCGCCGCTGTCCTGCCCGCCGTCGGAGCTCCCCTGGAGATCACCGACATCGAACTCCCGGAGCCCGGCCCCGGCCAGGTGAGCATCAGGCTCGCCGCCGCAGGCGTCTGCCACTCCGACCTGTCCCTGTCGAACGGCACCATGCGGCTGCCCGTTCCCGCCGTCCTCGGGCACGAGGGCGCCGGGACGGTGCTGGCCGTCGGCGAGGGCGTCACCCATGTCGCCGCCGGTGATCCGGTCGTCCTCAACTGGGCGCCGTCCTGCGGGGAGTGCTTCCACTGCGGGATCGGCGAGGTCTGGCTCTGCGCCGACGCGCTCAAGGGCGCAGGCAACATCCACGCCCGCCTGGCGGACGGCACGGAGCTCCATCCCGGACTGAACGTCGCGGCCTTCGCCCAGGAGACCGTCGTCGCCGCGAACTGCGTGCTGCCCGCCCCGGCCGGCATCCCGCTCGACGACGCCGCCCTGCTCGGCTGCGCTGTCCTGACCGGGTACGGGGCGGTCCACCACTCCGCCCGGGTCCGTGAGGGCGAGAGCGTCGTCGTCTTCGGCATCGGCGGGGTGGGCCTCGCCGTCCTGCAGTCGGCGCGTCTCGCGGGCGCCTCGCGGATCATCGCCGTGGACGTGTCGCCGGAGAAGGAGGAGCTGGCCCGGCGGGCCGGTGCCACCGACTACGTCGTCGCCTCCGACACCACCCCACGCGCCGTCCGCAAACTCACCGGCGGCCAGGGCGCGGACGTCGCCGTGGAGTGCGTGGGGCGTCCCGCCACGATCCGCGCAGCGTGGGAGTCCACCCGCCGCGGTGGCCGCGCGACCGTCGTGGGCATCGGCGGCAAGGACCAGGTGGTGAGCTTCAACGCCCTGGAGATCTTCCACTGGGGCCGTTCGCTGACCGGGTGCGTGTACGGCAACAGCGACCCCGCCCGGGACCTGCCCGTGCTGGCCGAGCACATCCGCGCCGGCCGCTTCGACCTCTCCATGATGGTCACGGAACGCATCACGCTGGACGGCATCCCCGCGGCCTTCGACACCATGATCGCGGGCAAGGGCGGGCGGGCGCTGGTCGTGTTCCCCGGCGCCGACGCCGCGCCCTGA
- a CDS encoding MFS transporter, translating to MRAHPQPGPGRGWLLRLVIAFAFAQGAVSMARPAVSYRALSLGADERAIGVIAGVYALLPLFAAVPLGRRTDHGRCAPLLPVGVALIAAGCALGGSAGSLPALAAWSGVMGLGHLCFVIGAQSLVARQSAPAEQDRNFGHFTIGASLGQLIGPIAAGYLVSERDGAMGRTSALALLVAAAVAAVSFTALWRLEHRAAPGPGERAAQRVPVARILRTRGVPAGIFVSLAVLSATDIMTAYLPVVGEHRGIAPATVGLLLSLRAAATIACRLVMTPMLRLFGRRALLTTTCLLGGLLCAGIALPVPVWGLALMLAALGFCLGVGQPLSMTTVVQAAPAAARSTALALRLTGNRLGQVAAPAAAGLIAGVAGAAAPFVMLGALLLAAAGLGVRGGPGERAHGPDPGPEPASAEPRAEPVPKETAQE from the coding sequence GTGAGGGCACATCCGCAACCGGGGCCCGGCAGGGGCTGGCTGCTGCGCCTCGTCATCGCCTTCGCCTTCGCGCAGGGGGCGGTGTCGATGGCGCGGCCCGCCGTCTCCTACCGGGCCCTGTCCCTGGGCGCCGACGAGCGGGCGATCGGCGTCATCGCGGGCGTGTACGCGCTCCTGCCGCTCTTCGCCGCCGTACCCCTCGGCCGCAGGACCGACCACGGCCGCTGCGCACCCCTGCTGCCCGTCGGCGTCGCCCTGATCGCCGCGGGCTGCGCCCTCGGCGGCAGCGCGGGCTCCCTGCCCGCACTCGCGGCCTGGAGCGGGGTCATGGGCCTCGGCCACCTCTGCTTCGTGATCGGCGCCCAGTCGCTCGTCGCCCGGCAGTCGGCCCCCGCCGAACAGGACCGCAACTTCGGCCACTTCACCATCGGGGCCTCCCTCGGCCAGCTCATCGGCCCGATCGCGGCCGGTTACCTCGTGTCGGAGCGGGACGGCGCGATGGGCCGTACGAGCGCCCTCGCCCTGCTGGTCGCGGCGGCCGTCGCCGCCGTCTCCTTCACCGCACTGTGGCGCCTCGAGCACCGGGCCGCCCCCGGCCCCGGCGAGCGCGCGGCGCAGCGGGTGCCGGTGGCCCGCATCCTGCGGACCCGGGGCGTGCCGGCGGGCATCTTCGTCAGCCTCGCCGTGCTGTCCGCCACCGACATCATGACCGCCTACCTCCCGGTCGTCGGCGAGCACCGCGGCATCGCGCCCGCCACGGTCGGACTGCTGCTCAGCCTGCGGGCCGCCGCCACCATCGCCTGCCGGCTGGTCATGACACCGATGCTGCGCCTCTTCGGCCGGAGGGCGCTGCTCACCACGACCTGCCTGCTCGGCGGCCTTCTCTGTGCGGGTATCGCCCTGCCCGTACCCGTGTGGGGGCTCGCCCTGATGCTGGCCGCCCTGGGCTTCTGCCTGGGAGTGGGCCAGCCGCTGTCGATGACCACCGTCGTCCAGGCGGCCCCCGCGGCGGCCCGCTCCACCGCCCTCGCGCTCCGGCTCACCGGCAACCGCCTCGGCCAGGTCGCGGCTCCCGCCGCGGCGGGCCTGATCGCCGGGGTCGCGGGCGCCGCCGCGCCGTTCGTGATGCTGGGCGCCCTGCTCCTGGCGGCGGCGGGACTCGGCGTACGCGGTGGTCCGGGGGAAAGGGCGCACGGCCCCGACCCCGGCCCTGAGCCCGCCTCAGCCGAGCCCCGCGCCGAACCCGTCCCGAAGGAGACGGCGCAGGAGTGA
- the hmgA gene encoding homogentisate 1,2-dioxygenase — protein sequence MSGIEQARKTAETLRHSPGFGNEHSSEAVPGALPHGRNSPQRAPLGLYAEQLSGSAFTEPRAHNRRSWLYRIRPSAAHPAFVRVDNGTLRTAPFTETVPDPNRLRWDPLPAAPAGTDFLTGLWTLGGNGDAAQRTGMAVHLYDANTSMTDRVFSDSDGELLIVPEHGGLLLRTELGLLRAEPGHVALIPRGVRFRVELLDTRARGYVCENYGQPFVLPELGPIGANGLANARDFLAPVAAFEDREGPVEVVNKFCGNLWSATYGHSPLDVVAWHGNHTPYVYDLRRFNVIGTISYDHPDPSIFTVLTSPSDTPGLAGVDFVVFAPRWLVGEDTFRPPYFHRNVMSEYMGLIEGAYDAKAGGFVPGGGSLHNMMSAHGPDRETFDRASAAELKPQKIDDGLAFMFETRWPVTATAQAVGADHLQRGYDDVWQGLSRNFRA from the coding sequence ATGAGCGGCATCGAGCAGGCGAGGAAGACGGCGGAGACACTCCGCCACTCCCCCGGTTTCGGGAACGAACACAGCTCCGAGGCGGTTCCGGGCGCCCTGCCGCACGGCCGCAACTCACCTCAGCGCGCCCCCCTGGGCCTGTACGCGGAACAACTGAGCGGCTCCGCCTTCACCGAGCCCCGCGCCCACAACCGCCGCTCCTGGCTCTACCGGATCCGTCCCTCCGCGGCCCACCCCGCCTTCGTCCGCGTCGACAACGGCACCCTGCGCACGGCCCCCTTCACCGAGACGGTCCCCGACCCGAACCGGCTGCGCTGGGACCCGCTGCCGGCGGCACCGGCCGGTACGGACTTCCTGACCGGTCTGTGGACGCTCGGGGGCAACGGCGACGCCGCGCAGCGCACCGGTATGGCCGTGCACCTCTACGACGCCAACACCTCCATGACGGACCGGGTGTTCAGCGACTCGGACGGCGAACTCCTGATCGTCCCCGAGCACGGCGGCCTGCTGCTGCGTACCGAACTCGGACTGCTGCGGGCGGAACCGGGCCATGTGGCGCTGATCCCACGGGGTGTCCGCTTCCGCGTGGAACTGCTGGACACGAGGGCCCGCGGCTACGTCTGCGAGAACTACGGGCAGCCGTTCGTCCTGCCCGAACTCGGTCCGATCGGTGCCAACGGCCTGGCCAACGCGCGGGACTTCCTGGCCCCCGTCGCCGCGTTCGAGGACCGCGAGGGACCGGTCGAGGTCGTCAACAAGTTCTGCGGCAACCTCTGGTCGGCCACGTACGGCCACTCGCCGCTCGACGTCGTCGCCTGGCACGGCAACCACACGCCGTACGTCTACGACCTGCGGCGCTTCAACGTCATCGGCACGATCAGCTACGACCATCCCGACCCGTCGATCTTCACCGTCCTGACCTCGCCGTCCGACACCCCGGGGCTGGCCGGAGTCGACTTCGTCGTCTTCGCCCCGCGCTGGCTCGTGGGCGAGGACACCTTCCGCCCGCCGTACTTCCACCGCAACGTGATGAGCGAGTACATGGGCCTGATCGAGGGCGCGTACGACGCGAAGGCGGGCGGATTCGTCCCGGGCGGCGGTTCACTGCACAACATGATGTCAGCGCACGGCCCGGACCGTGAGACCTTCGACCGGGCGAGCGCCGCGGAGCTGAAGCCGCAGAAGATCGACGACGGCCTCGCGTTCATGTTCGAGACCCGCTGGCCGGTCACGGCGACCGCCCAGGCCGTGGGAGCGGACCATCTGCAGCGCGGGTACGACGACGTGTGGCAGGGTCTGAGCCGCAACTTCCGGGCGTGA
- a CDS encoding aldehyde dehydrogenase family protein — MKAHDGMYIGGTWRPAVGQDTIAVVNPADEQVIGQVPAGTAEDVDAAVRAARAAFPGWAATPPAERAARIGALRDVLAARRGEIAETVTAELGSPPALSQVVHAGVPILVAGSYAELAATYAFEEKLGNSTVLLEPVGVVGAITPWNYPLHQIVAKVAPALAAGCTVVLKPAEDTPLVAQLFAEATAEAGLPDGVFNLVTGLGPVAGQALAEHEGVDLVSFTGSTAVGRQIGATAGAAVKRVALELGGKSANVILPGADLAKAVNVGVANVMSNSGQTCSAWTRMLVDADRYEEAVALAAAAVAKYVPGERVGPLVNAKQQARVRGYIEKGIEEGARLVAGGPEAPKEQGYYVSPTVFADVTPAMTIAQEEIFGPVLSILRYEDVDDALRIANDTVYGLAGAVWAADDAEAVAFARRMDTGQVDINGGRFNPLAPFGGYKQSGVGRELGPHGLSEYLQTKSLQF, encoded by the coding sequence ATGAAGGCGCATGACGGGATGTACATCGGCGGCACGTGGCGGCCCGCCGTCGGCCAGGACACGATCGCGGTCGTGAACCCGGCGGACGAGCAGGTCATCGGCCAGGTCCCGGCGGGCACCGCGGAGGACGTCGACGCGGCGGTACGAGCCGCCCGCGCCGCGTTCCCCGGCTGGGCCGCGACCCCGCCCGCCGAGCGCGCCGCGCGCATCGGCGCCCTGCGCGACGTCCTGGCCGCCCGCAGGGGTGAGATCGCCGAGACCGTCACCGCCGAGCTCGGCTCGCCGCCGGCGCTGTCCCAGGTGGTGCACGCGGGGGTGCCCATACTGGTCGCCGGCTCGTACGCCGAGCTGGCCGCGACGTACGCGTTCGAGGAGAAGCTGGGCAACTCGACCGTCCTGCTGGAACCCGTGGGCGTCGTCGGCGCGATCACCCCCTGGAACTACCCGCTCCACCAGATCGTCGCGAAGGTGGCTCCCGCGCTCGCCGCCGGCTGCACCGTCGTGCTCAAGCCCGCCGAGGACACCCCGCTCGTCGCCCAGCTCTTCGCCGAGGCCACCGCGGAGGCGGGCCTGCCGGACGGCGTCTTCAACCTGGTCACCGGTCTCGGCCCGGTCGCCGGACAGGCGCTCGCCGAGCACGAGGGCGTCGACCTGGTCTCCTTCACCGGGTCCACGGCCGTCGGCAGGCAGATCGGCGCCACGGCGGGCGCGGCGGTCAAGCGCGTCGCGCTGGAGCTCGGCGGCAAGTCCGCCAACGTGATCCTGCCCGGCGCCGACCTCGCCAAGGCGGTGAACGTCGGCGTCGCCAACGTGATGTCCAACTCCGGCCAGACGTGCAGCGCGTGGACCCGGATGCTGGTCGACGCCGACCGGTACGAGGAGGCCGTGGCCCTCGCGGCGGCGGCCGTCGCCAAGTACGTCCCCGGGGAGCGGGTCGGCCCCCTCGTCAACGCCAAGCAGCAGGCCCGGGTGCGCGGTTACATCGAGAAGGGCATCGAGGAAGGCGCCCGGCTGGTCGCCGGAGGCCCCGAGGCGCCCAAGGAACAGGGCTACTACGTCAGCCCCACCGTGTTCGCCGACGTGACGCCCGCCATGACCATCGCGCAGGAGGAGATCTTCGGCCCGGTGCTCTCGATCCTGCGCTACGAGGACGTGGACGACGCCCTGCGGATCGCCAACGACACCGTGTACGGACTGGCCGGGGCCGTCTGGGCGGCCGACGACGCCGAGGCCGTGGCCTTCGCCCGCCGCATGGACACGGGGCAGGTGGACATCAACGGCGGCCGGTTCAACCCCCTGGCACCCTTCGGCGGTTACAAGCAGTCCGGGGTGGGCCGCGAACTCGGCCCGCACGGCCTGTCCGAGTACCTCCAGACCAAGTCCCTGCAGTTCTGA
- a CDS encoding molybdopterin oxidoreductase family protein: MSSESRTALRVCPLCEATCGLTLTIEGGTVTGARGDQDDVLSHGFICPKGASFGGLDTDPDRLRTPLVRTDGVLREATWSEAFDAIAAGIPALTRTYGSQAVGVYLGNPNVHTMAGALYPPLLLSALGTRNVFTASTLDQMPKHVSSGLLFGDAHAIPVPDLDRTGHLLLIGANPLESNGSLCTAPDFPGKLKALRRRGGTLTVIDPRRTRTARLADRHVPVRPGTDALLLAALTQVVVEEKLAAPGALAEHLDGYDELAAAIADFTPEAVAAACDVEAGTIRSIARELAAAPAAAVYGRIGSCTVEHGTLASWLVDVLNILTGNLDRPGGALFPLSATARAPRPAGPGKGFALGRWRSRVSGHPEAKGELPAAALAEEIETPGEGRIRALIVVAGNPVLSAPDGDRLDRALADGLDFMVSVDPYLNETSRHADVVLPPPPPSQSAHFDFAFNSFAVHNQVRYSRPALPLEDGGMDECEILARLVLAVGPGHGAPPESVDDLVIATTLARAGAPESLAAELTGRTGAERRLDLMLRLGPYGLTLEQLLDHPHGIDLGPLKPRIPELLKTRSGRIELFPAPVAADLPRLRAALGARPTGLVLVGRRHLRSNNSWMHNVAQLRGGSNVCTLQIHPDDAARLGLTDGGTARITAAGGEVEAPAEITDAVRPGVVSLPHGWGHSRPGTRLSVAGEEPGVNVNQLLSGTLLDPLSGTAVLNAVPVSVSAAR, encoded by the coding sequence ATGTCCAGCGAATCCCGCACCGCTCTGCGCGTCTGCCCGCTCTGCGAAGCCACCTGCGGACTCACGCTCACCATCGAGGGCGGGACCGTCACCGGCGCCCGTGGTGACCAGGACGACGTCCTCAGCCATGGCTTCATCTGCCCCAAGGGCGCGTCTTTCGGCGGGCTCGACACCGACCCCGACCGGCTGCGCACCCCGCTCGTGCGTACGGACGGCGTGCTGCGCGAGGCGACCTGGAGCGAGGCCTTCGACGCGATCGCCGCCGGCATCCCGGCCCTCACCCGGACGTACGGCAGCCAGGCGGTCGGCGTCTACCTGGGCAACCCCAACGTCCACACGATGGCCGGCGCGCTCTATCCGCCCCTGCTGCTCTCCGCGCTCGGCACCCGCAACGTCTTCACCGCGAGCACGCTGGACCAGATGCCCAAGCACGTCTCCAGCGGACTGCTCTTCGGCGACGCCCACGCCATCCCCGTACCCGACCTGGACCGCACGGGCCACCTCCTGCTGATCGGCGCCAACCCGCTCGAGTCCAACGGCAGTCTCTGCACCGCCCCCGACTTCCCGGGCAAGCTCAAGGCGCTGCGCCGGCGCGGCGGCACCCTCACCGTCATCGACCCGCGCCGCACCCGCACCGCGCGCCTCGCCGACCGGCACGTCCCTGTCCGGCCCGGCACCGACGCCCTGCTGCTGGCCGCGCTCACCCAGGTCGTCGTCGAGGAGAAGCTCGCCGCACCCGGCGCACTCGCCGAGCACCTCGACGGGTACGACGAACTCGCCGCGGCCATCGCGGACTTCACTCCCGAAGCCGTGGCGGCCGCCTGCGACGTGGAGGCCGGGACCATCCGCTCGATCGCCCGCGAACTGGCCGCCGCCCCCGCCGCGGCCGTCTACGGGCGCATCGGCAGCTGCACCGTCGAACACGGCACCCTGGCCAGCTGGCTCGTCGACGTGCTCAACATCCTCACCGGCAACCTCGACCGGCCCGGCGGCGCGCTCTTCCCGCTCTCCGCCACCGCGCGCGCACCCCGCCCCGCAGGCCCCGGCAAGGGGTTCGCCCTCGGGCGCTGGAGGAGCCGCGTCTCCGGACACCCCGAGGCGAAGGGGGAACTGCCGGCCGCCGCGCTCGCCGAGGAGATCGAGACACCGGGTGAGGGGCGGATCCGGGCCCTGATCGTCGTCGCGGGCAACCCCGTGCTCTCCGCCCCGGACGGGGACCGGCTCGACCGCGCGCTCGCCGACGGCCTCGACTTCATGGTCAGCGTCGACCCCTACCTCAACGAGACCTCACGCCACGCGGACGTGGTCCTCCCGCCGCCGCCGCCGTCGCAGAGCGCCCACTTCGACTTCGCGTTCAACTCCTTCGCCGTCCACAACCAGGTCCGCTACAGCCGCCCCGCCCTGCCCCTGGAGGACGGCGGGATGGACGAGTGCGAGATCCTCGCCCGGCTCGTCCTCGCCGTCGGCCCCGGGCACGGCGCACCGCCCGAGTCCGTCGACGACCTGGTCATCGCCACCACACTCGCCCGGGCCGGGGCCCCGGAGTCGCTCGCCGCCGAACTGACCGGCCGCACCGGGGCCGAACGGCGCCTCGACCTGATGCTGCGCCTCGGCCCGTACGGGCTCACGCTCGAGCAGCTCCTGGACCATCCGCACGGCATCGACCTCGGCCCGCTGAAGCCCCGCATACCGGAACTGCTCAAGACCCGTAGCGGTCGCATCGAGCTGTTTCCCGCGCCCGTCGCCGCCGATCTGCCCCGGCTGCGTGCCGCTCTCGGCGCGCGCCCCACCGGTCTCGTCCTCGTCGGCCGCCGCCATCTGCGGTCCAACAACAGCTGGATGCACAACGTCGCTCAGCTCCGCGGCGGCTCCAACGTCTGCACCCTGCAGATCCACCCGGACGACGCGGCCCGCCTCGGACTCACCGACGGCGGCACGGCCCGCATCACCGCGGCCGGCGGGGAGGTGGAGGCGCCCGCCGAGATCACCGACGCGGTACGCCCCGGGGTCGTGAGCCTTCCGCACGGATGGGGACACAGCCGCCCCGGCACCCGTCTCTCCGTCGCCGGCGAGGAGCCGGGAGTCAACGTGAACCAGCTGCTGTCCGGCACGCTCCTGGACCCGCTCTCCGGCACCGCCGTGCTCAACGCCGTCCCCGTCTCCGTATCAGCCGCCCGCTGA